A DNA window from Brassica napus cultivar Da-Ae chromosome A4, Da-Ae, whole genome shotgun sequence contains the following coding sequences:
- the LOC125608153 gene encoding uncharacterized protein LOC125608153, giving the protein MLFSNPQSNSWLVNKLLKLKQVVFPLIKLRLQNGETARFWSDNWTPFGDLHTHLSGTNSRLGIPLHATVASLYRNGTWSLPPARSEAQIELYVYLTTVELNSSQDYYEWEINGQVQTTYRTGRLYDYLCALKPDVVWYDAVWISRAIPRHSFHTWLVIQDRLPTRDRLLKWGLQLEGRCLLCNSNPESRDHLFFSCNYSYDLWAMVARRLQLVPYRHWPITIQQLIALPPPASQRILTRLAWQATLYWLWTERNTRLHTQMFRSVDQIFKLLDRQLKNKLQSFRDTNPTRSSIMMQSWFRFG; this is encoded by the exons ATGCTTTTCTCTAATCCA CAATCTAACTCCTGGCTTGTGAACAAGTTACTCAAACTCAAACAGGTGGTGTTCCCTTTAATCAAGTTGAGGTTGCAGAATGGCGAAACAGCACGGTTCTGGTCAGACAATTGGACACCATTTGGTGACCTTCACACACACTTGTCGGGAACAAACTCTAGGTTGGGAATTCCTCTTCATGCTACTGTGGCCTCTCTGTATAGAAACGGCACTTGGTCTCTACCACCTGCACGTTCAGAAGCGCAGATTGAGTTATATGTCTATCTTACAACAGTCGAACTTAACTCATCTCAAGATTACTATGAATGGGAGATCAACGGTCAAGTTCAAACAACTTACAGAACGGGGCGTCTCTATGATTACCTCTGCGCTTTAAAACCTGATGTCGTTTGGTATGATGCAGTTTGGATCTCAAGGGCTATTCCTCGTCATAGTTTCCACACCTGGCTTGTTATCCAAGACAGACTCCCTACGCGAGATAGATTGTTAAAGTGGGGACTTCAATTGGAGGGCCGATGTCTTCTCTGCAACTCAAATCCAGAGTCTCGggatcatctcttcttctcttgtaaCTATAGCTACGATCTGTGGGCGATGGTAGCTAGAAGACTACAACTTGTACCTTATCGTCACTGGCCTATCACTATTCAGCAATTGATCGCACTTCCCCCACCCGCCTCTCAAAGAATCCTCACTCGACTGGCTTGGCAAGCAACCTTGTACTGGCTATGGACCGAACGTAATACTCGCCTCCATACGCAGATGTTTCGATCGGTTGATCAGATCTTCAAACTACTTGACAGACAACTGAAGAACAAGCTTCAAAGCTTCAGGGACACAAACCCGACTCGGTCTTCGATCATGATGCAAAGCTGGTTTCGATTTGGTTGA